In Acidimicrobiales bacterium, the following are encoded in one genomic region:
- a CDS encoding dienelactone hydrolase — protein MTPGVAPGAMLLAPGAGADRDHHTLVALEEGLVPLPVRRMDFPYRKAGRKAPDRAPVAVAAVVEEAARAVGDAGVDPARLVLGGRSFGGRMCSMAVAEGLPAAGLVLLSYPLHPPGKPDKLRVEHFGGLHLPCLFVSGEKDPFGSPDELEAAAAAVPGPVTFAWLPGGHDPRNADEAIVAVVADWLGAWA, from the coding sequence GTGACCCCGGGGGTGGCGCCCGGGGCCATGCTGCTGGCCCCCGGCGCGGGCGCGGATCGCGATCACCACACCCTCGTCGCCCTCGAGGAGGGCCTGGTGCCGCTCCCCGTCCGACGGATGGACTTCCCGTACCGCAAGGCCGGGCGCAAGGCCCCCGACCGCGCGCCGGTGGCGGTGGCGGCGGTCGTGGAGGAGGCCGCCCGTGCCGTCGGCGACGCCGGCGTCGATCCCGCCCGGCTCGTCCTCGGCGGTCGGTCCTTCGGTGGACGCATGTGCTCGATGGCGGTCGCCGAGGGCCTGCCGGCGGCGGGGCTGGTGCTGTTGAGCTACCCGCTCCACCCGCCGGGCAAGCCCGACAAGCTCCGCGTGGAGCACTTCGGGGGCCTCCACCTCCCGTGCCTGTTCGTGAGCGGGGAGAAGGACCCGTTCGGTTCGCCGGACGAGCTCGAGGCCGCCGCCGCGGCCGTGCCCGGTCCGGTCACCTTCGCGTGGCTCCCCGGGGGCCACGACCCGCGCAACGCCGACGAGGCGATCGTGGCTGTCGTGGCCGACTGGCTGGGCGCGTGGGCCTGA
- a CDS encoding L,D-transpeptidase, which produces MRIRVTALAVATALVLAACGGSSASTAPVTTTAASTPTTVATTTTLPPGCGVPTTEAQSFTATAANPGELPIYDSPGAPEPTRTMTNPRLINDDPNAAVDLVFLVKDAPVAEDCEWVEVYLPMRPNGSSGWVRRADVTLLSNPYRIKADLGNFQLTVLKDGEVMKEIPIAVAADNTPTPGGLYYITELVQTPDPGGVYGPYAYGLSGFSEVHQTFNGGPGQLGIHGTNQPQFIGQQVSNGCIRMSNADITELSKILPLGVPVEVIA; this is translated from the coding sequence ATGCGCATCCGTGTCACCGCCCTCGCCGTGGCGACGGCCCTCGTGCTCGCCGCCTGCGGCGGGTCGAGCGCCAGCACCGCTCCGGTCACGACGACCGCCGCCTCGACCCCGACGACGGTCGCCACCACCACCACGCTCCCGCCGGGGTGTGGGGTCCCGACGACCGAGGCCCAGAGCTTCACCGCCACCGCCGCGAACCCCGGCGAGCTCCCGATCTACGACAGCCCGGGCGCCCCCGAGCCCACCCGGACCATGACCAACCCGCGGCTCATCAACGACGACCCGAACGCGGCTGTCGACCTCGTCTTCCTCGTCAAGGACGCCCCCGTCGCCGAGGACTGCGAGTGGGTCGAGGTGTACCTGCCCATGCGTCCCAACGGCTCCTCCGGCTGGGTGCGGCGAGCCGACGTGACCCTCCTCTCGAACCCCTACCGCATCAAGGCGGACCTCGGGAACTTCCAGCTCACCGTCCTCAAGGACGGAGAGGTGATGAAGGAGATCCCCATCGCGGTGGCCGCCGACAACACGCCCACCCCGGGCGGGCTCTACTACATCACCGAGCTCGTCCAGACCCCGGACCCGGGCGGCGTCTACGGACCCTACGCCTACGGGCTCTCGGGGTTCTCCGAGGTCCACCAGACCTTCAACGGCGGTCCCGGCCAGCTGGGCATCCACGGCACCAACCAACCCCAGTTCATCGGCCAGCAGGTCAGCAACGGGTGCATCCGGATGAGCAACGCCGACATCACCGAGCTGTCGAAGATCCTCCCGCTCGGCGTGCCCGTCGAGGTGATCGCCTGA
- the murA gene encoding UDP-N-acetylglucosamine 1-carboxyvinyltransferase, which yields MDRIIVHRSGPLSGTVPIGGAKNSVLKLMAATTLAEGRYVLRNVPAISDVDCMVDLLRSMGMDAGRSGADELVIEHRPGLVPEAPYELVEAMRASIVVMGPLVARFGRARVAMPGGDDFGPRPIDMHVRALEQLGATFESAHGYIEARAECLVGTRLLLEFPSVGATENALMAAVLAEGTTVIDNAAREPEIADLATFLVAMGARIEGAGTSTIRIDGVDALHAADHTVVPDRIEAATFLAAVGVAGGEITLAGARADHMDMLIAKLAEMGMRIEPTDGGLSASAPDRLRAVDVATLPYPGVATDYKPLLVAVLATSDGVGIVTENLFAGRFRYVDELVRMGADIRTEGHHAVVRGVPELSGAPVRAPDIRAGAALVVAGLRAEGETIVAGADHIDRGYEHFVAKLRGIGAEVERG from the coding sequence GTGGACCGCATCATCGTGCATCGCAGCGGACCGCTGTCGGGGACCGTGCCCATCGGGGGCGCCAAGAACTCCGTGCTGAAGCTCATGGCGGCCACGACGCTGGCCGAGGGCCGCTACGTGCTGCGCAACGTGCCGGCCATCAGCGACGTCGACTGCATGGTCGACCTGCTGCGCTCGATGGGGATGGACGCAGGGCGTTCGGGCGCCGACGAGCTGGTCATCGAGCACCGGCCCGGGCTGGTTCCCGAGGCCCCCTACGAGCTGGTCGAGGCGATGCGGGCCTCGATCGTGGTCATGGGGCCGCTGGTGGCGCGCTTCGGGCGGGCCCGGGTGGCGATGCCGGGCGGGGACGACTTCGGCCCCCGTCCGATCGACATGCACGTCCGGGCCCTGGAGCAGCTCGGGGCCACCTTCGAGTCGGCGCACGGCTACATCGAGGCCCGGGCCGAGTGCCTGGTCGGCACCCGTCTGCTCCTCGAGTTCCCGAGCGTGGGGGCCACCGAGAACGCGCTCATGGCCGCGGTCCTCGCCGAAGGGACCACCGTCATCGACAACGCGGCGCGCGAGCCCGAGATCGCCGACCTCGCGACGTTCCTCGTGGCCATGGGAGCCCGGATCGAGGGTGCCGGGACCTCGACGATCCGGATCGACGGCGTCGACGCGCTGCACGCCGCCGACCACACCGTGGTCCCGGACCGGATCGAGGCCGCCACGTTCCTCGCCGCCGTCGGGGTCGCCGGTGGCGAGATCACGCTCGCCGGTGCCCGGGCCGATCACATGGACATGCTGATCGCCAAGCTCGCCGAGATGGGGATGCGGATCGAGCCGACGGACGGCGGTCTGAGCGCGTCGGCCCCCGACCGGCTCCGGGCCGTCGACGTCGCCACGCTGCCCTACCCGGGGGTGGCCACCGACTACAAGCCGCTCCTCGTGGCCGTGCTCGCCACCTCCGACGGGGTCGGGATCGTCACCGAGAACCTCTTCGCGGGGCGCTTCCGCTACGTCGACGAGCTGGTGCGGATGGGTGCCGACATCCGGACGGAGGGCCACCACGCCGTCGTCCGGGGGGTGCCCGAGCTGTCGGGCGCCCCGGTCCGGGCGCCCGACATCCGCGCCGGGGCGGCGCTCGTCGTCGCGGGCCTGCGCGCCGAGGGGGAGACGATCGTGGCCGGTGCCGACCACATCGATCGCGGCTACGAGCACTTCGTCGCCAAGTTGCGCGGCATCGGTGCCGAGGTGGAACGGGGCTGA
- a CDS encoding NifU family protein: MREQVEKVITVIRPAIQADNGDVILHEVDEATGVVTVELIGACVTCPASTVTLKAGLERILKDRVPGVTEVVNSGETAHEIGETAVTL; the protein is encoded by the coding sequence GTGCGCGAGCAGGTCGAGAAGGTCATCACGGTCATCCGTCCGGCCATCCAGGCCGACAACGGCGACGTCATCCTCCACGAGGTCGACGAGGCCACCGGTGTCGTGACCGTCGAGCTGATCGGCGCCTGCGTCACCTGCCCCGCCTCCACCGTGACCCTGAAGGCGGGGCTCGAGCGGATCCTCAAGGACCGGGTGCCCGGGGTGACCGAGGTGGTGAACTCCGGCGAGACGGCCCACGAGATCGGCGAGACCGCCGTCACGCTGTAG
- a CDS encoding nuclear transport factor 2 family protein has product MADEAVSTAAPPTSAPATTTTSPPPLSDEDQVAELYRRFWMVAIDAGNPADPSSPVIPAIATGAALDGFRAGLQNFAETGRSLRLPQPSVSGVFDLVVTVSGDVATIDACVVDDAIVFDRVNGRTLNDQVASGPVEAVARRTEDGWRIERSTQPVQEFGTGGCAP; this is encoded by the coding sequence ATGGCCGACGAGGCCGTCTCGACCGCTGCGCCCCCGACGAGCGCGCCGGCCACGACCACGACGAGCCCGCCGCCCCTGTCCGACGAGGACCAGGTCGCCGAGCTCTACCGCCGGTTCTGGATGGTCGCGATCGATGCAGGGAACCCGGCGGACCCGTCCTCGCCCGTGATCCCGGCGATCGCCACCGGCGCGGCGCTCGACGGGTTCCGGGCCGGACTCCAGAACTTCGCGGAGACCGGACGTTCGCTCCGCCTACCCCAACCCTCCGTCTCGGGGGTCTTCGACCTCGTCGTCACCGTCTCGGGTGACGTCGCCACCATCGACGCGTGCGTCGTCGACGACGCGATCGTCTTCGATCGGGTCAACGGCCGCACCCTGAACGATCAGGTGGCCTCGGGCCCCGTGGAGGCCGTTGCCCGTCGAACGGAGGACGGTTGGAGGATCGAGCGCAGCACCCAGCCCGTCCAGGAGTTCGGAACGGGAGGGTGCGCCCCATGA
- a CDS encoding MFS transporter, with protein sequence MTVVVNRFPVDPDGVADWQQPRGDVVDEVLDHVDEDGTRHFTLGTGPFHEWERSVAVEADSDRVGRGPTVVETVRYRLAVPVWGAAFSWALRGRLRRGATPPGSPPWWAPPEVLDARASTVLAILGVLALVAGYLGTVITQTITYAAAQFDATTVQQGTLLAGVRIGVLLSLVIVSIADRRGRRVVLLAAVIGGCVVTATGAVAPGMVWLGTTQTVARALSTVAAILIAVIAVEEMPSGARAFAVSVLAMAAALGAGICVGNLVYVDVSPGAWRGIYLVPLLALVPVVRVGRLLPETRRFELHHIGPRPAAPGDASAVTHPPVPATPGFDWSRFALLAVAGFCWSLFIAPASQFLNEYLRTERDFSGIQITLFVLLTNTPGGIGVVAGGRVAERRGRRLIGIIGVTGGVAFTVLTYLVWGWPLWAASVLGSVVGAMAIPALGVYGPELFPTSQRGRANGGLQVVAVAGSSVGLLAAGWLADAMGSLGPAIALLALGPLVLVVLVATLYPETAHRELEDINPGDRL encoded by the coding sequence GTGACCGTCGTGGTGAACCGCTTCCCGGTCGACCCCGACGGCGTGGCGGACTGGCAACAGCCCCGCGGCGACGTGGTGGACGAGGTGCTCGACCACGTCGACGAGGACGGGACCCGGCACTTCACGCTCGGCACCGGGCCGTTCCACGAGTGGGAGCGCTCGGTGGCCGTGGAGGCCGACAGCGACCGCGTCGGCCGCGGGCCGACGGTCGTGGAGACCGTGCGCTACCGCCTCGCCGTCCCCGTCTGGGGGGCGGCGTTCTCCTGGGCGCTGCGGGGACGCCTCCGGCGAGGGGCGACGCCCCCGGGTTCGCCGCCCTGGTGGGCGCCCCCCGAGGTGCTCGATGCCCGGGCCTCGACGGTGCTGGCCATCCTCGGTGTGCTCGCCCTGGTGGCGGGCTACCTCGGCACCGTGATCACCCAGACCATCACCTACGCCGCTGCGCAGTTCGACGCCACGACGGTCCAGCAGGGCACGCTCCTCGCCGGGGTCCGCATCGGCGTGCTGCTCTCCCTCGTCATCGTGTCGATCGCCGACCGTCGCGGTCGCCGCGTGGTGCTCCTCGCCGCCGTCATCGGCGGGTGCGTGGTCACCGCCACCGGTGCCGTCGCCCCCGGGATGGTGTGGCTCGGGACGACCCAGACCGTCGCCCGGGCCCTCTCGACGGTGGCCGCGATCCTCATCGCCGTGATCGCCGTCGAGGAGATGCCCTCGGGAGCGAGGGCCTTCGCCGTCTCGGTGCTGGCGATGGCCGCGGCGCTCGGCGCGGGGATCTGCGTGGGGAACCTCGTGTACGTCGACGTCAGCCCGGGGGCCTGGCGAGGCATCTACCTGGTGCCGCTGCTCGCCCTGGTTCCCGTCGTGCGGGTGGGACGACTGCTGCCCGAGACCCGGCGGTTCGAGCTCCACCACATCGGACCCCGCCCGGCCGCGCCGGGCGACGCCTCCGCCGTCACCCATCCTCCGGTGCCGGCGACGCCGGGCTTCGACTGGTCGCGCTTCGCGCTCCTCGCCGTCGCCGGGTTCTGCTGGAGCCTCTTCATCGCCCCCGCCTCGCAGTTCCTGAACGAGTACCTGCGCACCGAGCGCGACTTCTCCGGGATCCAGATCACGTTGTTCGTGCTGCTCACCAACACCCCCGGCGGCATCGGCGTCGTCGCCGGCGGCCGGGTCGCCGAACGCCGCGGTCGACGGCTCATCGGGATCATCGGCGTCACCGGGGGTGTGGCGTTCACCGTCCTCACCTACCTGGTCTGGGGGTGGCCCCTGTGGGCGGCGTCGGTGCTCGGCTCGGTGGTGGGGGCGATGGCCATCCCCGCGCTGGGCGTCTACGGCCCGGAGCTCTTCCCGACCTCCCAACGCGGGCGGGCCAACGGTGGCCTCCAGGTCGTCGCCGTCGCCGGGAGCAGCGTCGGCCTGCTCGCCGCCGGGTGGCTGGCCGACGCCATGGGATCCCTCGGTCCGGCCATCGCCCTGCTCGCCCTCGGGCCGCTGGTCCTCGTCGTCCTCGTCGCGACGCTCTACCCGGAGACGGCCCATCGCGAGCTCGAGGACATCAATCCGGGCGATCGTCTCTGA
- the meaB gene encoding methylmalonyl Co-A mutase-associated GTPase MeaB, with translation MTTSRTDEPAVLLASARSGNRGSLARLLSMVEQGGESAHAVGRVVHAEGGAATTIGLTGSPGAGKSTLTAALLAEARAAGERVAVLAVDPSSPFTGGAILGDRVRMDAHALDPGVYIRSMATRGHLGGLSLAAPEAIRVLDAAGWPWIVLETVGVGQVEVEVAGEADTTVVVVNPGWGDAVQANKAGLLEIADVFVINKADRPGAADTRRDLESMLSLTDGGRAGAAPGWRPPIVETVATVGQGAAELWATVRRHQEWAAASGARQARRGQRLTAELHRILAARLMARATELGSGASFVELLDDVIAHRLDPWSAADRLLDDL, from the coding sequence GTGACCACCTCCCGGACCGACGAGCCCGCCGTGCTGCTGGCCAGCGCCCGGTCGGGGAACCGGGGATCGTTGGCCCGGCTGCTCTCCATGGTCGAACAAGGTGGTGAGTCCGCCCACGCCGTCGGCCGGGTCGTGCACGCCGAGGGCGGTGCGGCGACCACCATCGGGCTCACCGGTTCCCCGGGTGCCGGGAAGTCGACGCTGACCGCCGCGCTGCTGGCCGAGGCACGGGCCGCGGGGGAGCGGGTGGCGGTCCTGGCCGTCGATCCGTCATCGCCGTTCACCGGTGGGGCGATCCTCGGTGACCGGGTGCGGATGGACGCCCACGCCCTCGATCCGGGCGTGTACATCCGGTCGATGGCGACCCGTGGGCACCTGGGTGGGCTGTCGCTGGCCGCGCCCGAGGCGATCCGGGTGCTCGACGCCGCCGGTTGGCCGTGGATCGTGCTCGAGACCGTCGGGGTCGGCCAGGTGGAGGTCGAGGTGGCCGGCGAGGCCGACACGACCGTCGTCGTGGTGAACCCGGGGTGGGGTGACGCCGTGCAGGCCAACAAGGCCGGCCTCCTGGAGATCGCCGACGTCTTCGTGATCAACAAGGCCGACCGTCCCGGTGCCGCCGACACCCGCCGCGATCTCGAGTCGATGCTCTCGTTGACCGACGGTGGGCGGGCCGGCGCGGCGCCGGGGTGGCGGCCTCCGATCGTGGAGACGGTGGCGACGGTCGGCCAAGGAGCGGCGGAGCTCTGGGCGACGGTCCGCCGCCACCAGGAGTGGGCCGCCGCGTCGGGGGCGCGCCAGGCGCGTCGGGGGCAACGCCTCACCGCGGAGCTGCACCGCATCCTCGCCGCCCGGCTCATGGCCCGGGCCACCGAGCTCGGGTCCGGCGCGTCGTTCGTGGAGCTGCTCGACGACGTGATCGCCCACCGCCTCGACCCGTGGTCGGCGGCCGATCGGCTGCTCGACGACCTCTGA